A segment of the Polyodon spathula isolate WHYD16114869_AA chromosome 14, ASM1765450v1, whole genome shotgun sequence genome:
CAGTTTACATCAGACAGCACAGGTTCCCCATCGCAGCCCATGAGTCAATACAAGAGACAACTGACAAACTACTGAGGCCTTATCAGGGAATGTAACTTCACATATAACTCACCTATCTGGCTGGTCCTGAAGCATACAGGAAAGTGTAGGATAACCATTGATTACAGGCAGCTACACAAACAAGTTCCACTATCTAGATGGCCCATGGCCTATTTAGATGAAACCCTTACTAAGGTTAAACAGGCAAGGTTCTTCACAGCcctcaatttaaaaaatagtctTCTCTTTCAACAATCATCAGTTCACATGGAATAGGTGCCCATTTGGCTACTTCAACTCACCAACAGAATTGAACATCTTCCTGCGCAAAGTATTCCCAGATGCAGTAACAAGGAAAATTTCTATCTATGTGGATGACATCTTGGTATGGAGTGACACCTGGGAAGAACAGCTTGAGACACTTGAGTGTGTACTATACCAGCTAGAAGAAGCAGGTGTCAAAATATCATTTACTAAAAGACAGTGGTGTAGAAAACAGGTTAACTACATTGGCTTTCAAATAGGAACAAAAGGCATACAACCACAGCAAAGCCGAAGAGAAGCTCTGCGAGCTGTAAGACCACCCACTTCTGTAAAAGAACTCTGCAGTTTTCTGGGTATATGCAACTACTCGTGTCACTTTGTGGATGACTATGTGAGGATTGCAAAACCTGTCTAAGTTATTAAAGAAAGAAGTACCTTGGATATGGGGGCCTGTGACGGAGTTCTGGTTGgtaatctccctcctgacctttCAGGGCACAAAATAGCAAAAGGGAAAGTCCTGAggcaggctggcctgacagttaatttCCAGGTTCGGGAAGTCTTTCAGCCTGAATGAAGGAGAGATTCCATTGCAGGAACGTACTGACCTGGAatgtaaacgaggtagcagctgcaagcaataaaagcagctgcaatcgtttgccaaggggtcatgcgtgatagcataaagggggcCAGAAAATCAGTAATCGTTTCCTTTGCTTGGGTTGTGTGCATATACCTGGAAGGACTGCACGAGCCGCAGTAGTAACTGCCTAAGAAACACTATTGTGAAAAGAATAATttatgagtgtttgtttgttttacgtgttgttagtaattgtcttgtgaAGCACCAGACTGCTAAACACGTTTCCGAAGCTgttgcttttgggccagcacaagccggaacagcacttcacaacTGTCACAAAATAGCCTGTTATCGCTAACCACAAGCACTAATTACACACcccagactggtgaccgtgttttagtattgtggggtggataacacttattgtttgggactgtaagcCCGTTTATTTGgctccgtgcattacacattgttgtgtattgctggagcattttcttttttggtcaccagacccggattaaaaataaaaccctttccaaACAGATCACAATTGTCTCTGATTACTCCTACATTGCAtaacctctacacctgttcacaataaccagccactttgtcacagggccAGAGCAAGAAAAAGCCATGACGGTACTGAAAGACTGTATCACGCAAGCCCCATCCCTAGCATACCCGGATAAGAGTAAGGAATTCTACCTCACAACAGGATTCACAGATTAGTGTCAGTGCAGTCCTGTGCCAGATGCGCGACAACGAAAAATGGATCATGGCATACGCATGCAAAATCCTGAGAGAAATAGAACTCAAATACTTAGACTGTGAGAAAGCTTATTTGCCACAATATGGGCAATAAAACACTTCAAGAATCTTGTGTGTGGCGTAAAAATGATCCTGGAGACACTGCACCATACCATTACCTTCCTGAACAGCCAGACAATCCGAGATGGCAGAGTGTCAAGCTAGATTGCCTCCTGGATTTTAGCAGATGAAAGACTCCAGACATAAGTACGATATGCCAAGGACAAGAAGAGTGAAGTAGCACAAAACCTGGCAGAACTTCACGACTGCACTATGTCTgaacccggggggggggggggggggggggggggggtctaggtcggccagggtgtcctcagctcaccgtgcaccagagacccctgtagtctggccgggtgcctgcaagcttgcctgttagctgcccgggagctgcgttgtcctcctaagctgtagctcctgggtggctgcatgttgAATTCatagtgtgtaaagaagcggtcggctgacggcacatgcttcgaaGGACAGCTTTGCAGCTTTTTCACAATACCGTTGCTAGAATTCTGATTAAAatcaggaaaagtgaacatattactcctgttttggcctcttcacactggctccctgtgcagtatataaCTGATTTTAAGATgctgctgttaacttacaaggccctgaatggattagcacctagttatttgcaggagttactgaccctgtatcttccaaactgcaatCTGAGATCACAAGATGTGGGGCAGTTATTcccagggtcaacaaaagcaacatgggaggtagggctttttcttgtagcactcctaaattatgaaatgctctgccttcgtttgtgaAGGAAGCAGGACCTttgcagttttcaagtcaagactaaaaacgcacttttataaaatggcttcatatcattctgtgcattaAAGTAAGagaattggaatatacaagggggggtcttaaaccattctctgtgtcttcttggtttctggtcttcaactcccccactgacaaagaatgcttttaaaaagagtcgtaaactaaatactggacacatggtttatcttcacgatcgctgaatgaccCATTCGGCACCACAAGACAACAATTCACACTTAAGACAAGAGCCAGTCTATGttataaatccagccgacagggggcagaatagcggaccaatggagaacaaggagcCTCGTCGGTATGAGAACAGCCAACGAaaaacacttcacgtggactcaggcccTGCGAAATTAAGCCAACTATCCTACAACCTACAAAAGTTCTCCTATCCAGGTACTAACCTGCCCCAACCTAGCTCAGCACCTCAGATGTGACAACATCAAGCTCTGAGGTGGTGTGTGTAGACCATGTAGTGTTATTTAACAAGAATCCACTACAGGTATTTACAGTCCTGTAAACTAATAAAGAAAGATTTGTGCATGCTCTGTTAATATCGTCAGTATATAAAGGCAAAATTAACTAATACTTCACTGCTAAATAATTGCTCAATGCCTTTGTTTTGTCATAATGTTGTTCTAGTGTAAAACTAgctatgtaaatgttttatttgattttctgaACATATTGTGTGATtgcatattcatatatatatatatatatatatatatatatatatatatatatatatatatatatatatatatatatatatacacacacacacacacacacacacacacacacacatacacatacacacacacacacacactgtatagggGAGGGGATAGCATTCCACAGTAAGGCCGTAAGAACAATACAATTCAAATTCTTCACCTTGCATATTCCATTGACAAACACTTGAATTATAAACATGAAATATGCAAAACCAGAAGCAGTCCCAGCACACTGTAAATACCCAGCCCTAATATATTATTCAGGTCAGATGGCTTTAGTTAATCATAAAGGCTGCATACTgaacaaaacataataaactgtTTAACATTTTGACATTGAAATGTCACTCTGCTTGTGTGTAAAAGCAATAATATGCACATAATACTCATGACTGTTGGTTCAGATAAGAATTCAATTGGCATGTTCGTTAATCAGAACTGTTAGAATGCAGTACCTTCAGCGCTTTCTGTGCAGGTTCGCTGGAGCCAATAGCAATCAGTCCTGGGCCAGCCATGCTACAAAAACTCTTCAGATGCAAATTGTCACAGACAGGGATTGTTGAGACAGCATAGTCCTGAAAccaaaacaagataaaaaaagaaactacaaacaTTTTCAGCATATATTTTACACCAAAAAGATAATACATTTTCctgtttagaaattaaaaaaatgattcacTGTTTTCATTCATTGTCTGTAACAGCAAAGTACCACTGCCATTTCTTTGCAAACTTTTTTCAGTGCAGTGACAGTCAATACTGGAAGATGTATTAGATAAATGTCAAAATCATCAGGAGAGAGACTGTGTAATAACTAAATAGAACATACTGAAATGTGCACCTCTTTCTAAATCACAATTACTACATACATTAGCTGGGCCTTCAATAATACATACATTGATGATACAAGGTTTTGGCAGCAGTATATGATGGTTATAAATGCATATacccatttttcctcactcaggtCCTTTACTGGTattcctgaatagataattgtctcctcttaaaaaaatactacgtattttaatgagcaagacacaTCAAATGCtaccccaaaatgttctcctttttctaggaaagaaGTACAGCTGGAGATGGAAAATGTGTTGTCGAACTACTTTCTCAATAAACATATTGGTATCATCTCCTCTTAAAATatgcaagagattttaatgaacagACTCTCCCACAAATATTGTGGTATTCTAACTACGATccacttactaccaatgcagaataatTGGGTATggcattttctcttcattttacctTCAAAAATAGGTTACTGGCTAAGGCctgccaaggacaacactacaCTGAATATTGTATCAGTCTTGGCAGAGTCACCACTCAGGAAAATCCTTTTTTGGGTAAAATAGAGAACCAATGATCCACCCtgtcattcagcattgttagtaaatgaaTCATATTTAGGGTACCACTGAACTTGTGAGATGGATTGCTCATTCAAATTCTTAGCATATATGTATCTATTCAGGGGTAGGGAGATaattagtgagcaagtagtctaAGTGAAGTTATCTGGAAACTTCTCCCCATCGCCAGTTATCTATTCTGGGATACCAAGAcatttagtaagtaaagggttTGAGAGGAAAAATAGACCATACAATCTCCACCCCTAGGTTTgttgtaaatcatttgtttttttccataTTTTGTGCCAGTACTGTGCATTATGTACAAAAAATGTggtgctgtcacaaagacggccggagtgggtggcgtcagaccagcaACAGGGGCGTCATTTGAACCACGAACAGAAACTTCAAAAATCACTTCTGTGCATCATATGCCATCTTTAAGGGGTTGGGACAGTGAAAGTTAGTGCCGCGTATGGCCTTTCGCTCAGTCTTTAAGGGTGCAGAACCCACACAACACCAAATTCGGTTTTGTAAAAAAAGCGAGTTGTGAAGAAAAACTGAGCGGTAGCTTGCAGCTCCCGTAATCATTTGTTTCACGCTCAGCCGCAACAGAGCGTGCAAGCAAAATACcaaatggccaaaacaaacagaaaaaacattaAACGGTTGTTTGCTCTTTAACCTCCACTAATTTATTAATTGTCCAGCTTTACCATTTTATCTTCCCAAAGTCAGACACTCCACTACGAACAACGGGTGCCAAGTAGTGAAAATCTTTTAAcgagtggccaaaataaacagacaaacaaaacagaccaaacagacaaaacacggtgagcttcttttaacgattattactattattattattattctctttacctccatctccaaacctgttctccactcactgaacacacaaaccagagtaggtgaaaacatgcagcgtttatgcagctgtaccaagactcgattgctaatcaatcattcaattggagtctcggtacaactgcacgtgaattaataaagtgcaattccctgtgctcacatattattactttttacttgcacgtgaagtactgtgcaatcctcatgcctaaatacaaatatacattttaaacactcatgttacacagacccatttatatcccgtgtaccaatgactatacaccaacatttaacacaccacacgcaacatataacagataatatacacaggggcggacatTTTGTCACAGGTGCCTATATTGCAGGTTGGATCATTTAAATGCTGTCACTGACCTTGAAAGTATCCGCAAGAATTTCTGCACCGCGCTGATTTGTCCTTTTCGACAAACCCACAAAGAATTCTCTAcctacattaaaatgaaaatcacCACCAGATGACCTTGTGTGAATTGGCAGAGAAAGTAGACAAGTAAAGGAAAATAGATTCAGTTGCTATGATACTGTGAGTCAGATATCAGTAAACTAAACCTATGAGGAAACTTGTTATTGCCTTCATTTAGCATACTAGTTTGTAGTTCATTAAAACAGTCAATACATGTGCAGTAAGTCTAGAAGATAATTATTTATGCATTAACAAATTCCACATACTGTGCTATGACTGAATTATTTAAATTTACATCCTAACAATCAAGTTGTacgcagagtttttttttttttttttttaaaacagctctgCACAGTAACCCAGATGATTAATACATTTGTTGAACAGTAAACCTTAGCGCTGTCCCAGAGGAAAACCATTACCCACCACAGTGTAATGAAACATGTGGAGGTACCAAGAAATGGGCAATGAGACTCTAGGACTACCTGCTCCCTATATATCCTAATAGAAATCTCTTTAAGCTGGCCTTTACAgccattataaaaacataataaaaagagCAGGCACACACCCTTAAAATAGCTCCTACCAAGACCAATCACAGTTCAGTCAAGAGCTGATGTGTACAttcatttgctttttgtttttaaaatacattagatTCTGGCTAATTTGAACCAGTTGGAATCGGACCCTGTTCTGTAGCATAATAAAAATGCCTGGTCTTTGTTTAATGTTCTATGCCTCATTTCCTCTGTTTCTCCGCAGGTATAGCTGAACGGGGCGGTCTGGACGAGGTGTAGCTGGAGCATGTTTCTGCTAATGCTCAGATTTACATCAGCTACAGCTCAGACAGTACAGTTTTGCATCTCATACCCAACTTGGATAAACTGTGCTGTAAGGAAGGAAGCAAGTCAAATCGACAGGCGTGTGCTAAAGAGGCAAACTGCTGAACACAGCTTTTCTCTTATTGCACATACAAAACCTcattaataagaaaataaaaacagccacaaaTGTTTGTTCAACTTTGTTCATGTCGCTTTTTTGCATATATTCAATCAATTCCACAATCCAACGTGACCTTTACTGCATCACTACTACTTCTTCAGTCAGCTACACCTGACAAAATTAAACTGAAACGCAGACAAACATCTAACTACACATCGCCAAACCCGGCCaactcagctatacctgggaaaGGCAGTGAAAATTAGGTATGAGACAGCTGTGAAGGTTTTTCTCACCGATATAAGACTGACAGTGACATTTGGTTTCTTCAGCTGCTAtcagcatgcattttattttaatagtgtggTTTAGATTACAGGTCATTATTACAGGTTTTGACTGCTGGGGTCTGAATCAGTAAGACTGTGTAGAAGGGGGTGTTAAAATATCCATAATCACTACTCCTATTCTATTTGAATGGATTGGATAGACTGAACATCTAATTCATGGATGTTCTGTCCCTATTTAGGAGGCTGAGGGAGTTAAAGGTTTGAGCTGTAGTTTGAAAAGTGCATAAACGTTCTGTGAAAAAAGTCTAAAAGCAGTACTTACCTGTGAACAGCACATCTCCGCCATCCAGGGTGGCAGTATCATCAGCCATATCCACTATATTGAGGCCAAGGTCTTTCAGGGCTTTTCTCACTGCTTCAGTCTGTAACAACATGACATTTCAGATAGTTAAACACAGACAGATAACTCCATgtgacaggatgtgagtggtgcagtcTATAAAACAATGTCTAGACAGTGCTTTGTGAGGAAGATAGTGCTCAGGGccttgtgctggctctgtggtggtAGCTCCTAGGTACTtaatcctcctctgcaacaaacacaaacaattacaaaaacacaacaaagctgAGTTTTGTTTTTAGTGCAAGGCCTGATACTGACATAGCTGCTTTCCCTCTGTACAATAAAACTCCCCCCTGCAATtaacccgtcgccatggtttctccaatcgcTCTCTGCCCTGTAGCTGATTGCAAGGGGGTCCTTCCTGGTACGTGCAGATATGCACTCCCTCTAATATGGTcaaccttccggtttccacctaccgcCGAGGCTGTCCATCTAtgaggaagcataccaccaaccttacacagctcCCTTTCTGTTCGGGAGGGAGAATTACAGGTTGAATTCCTTCACTCGCTGTTGCACTCCACCAAAGTGTAACAGACCCTCATGCAGCCCTTCATCAGAGATTGTTAGGGATACAGAGAGACTCGCAGACTTAAATTAATATGATCTACAGTACAGTGGCTTCATGTAAACACAATACCACCTGTCAGAAACTAGAGCCATTAGAATTTGATAGCAATGGATGTTTTCTGTACCTTGTATTTACATATGATCAAGGGAACAGAATTCATTGTCTGGTTTAACACTTGACCAGTCAATAGGCTAATGTTGCTAAGTAGGGCACAGCTTTTGTATAttaatttacatacagtataatattttaCATGCTGGCATTGTGAATGCCCTACCTTTTAAAACCTTGTATGCATTAAATATAGACATGAAGAGTGTCCAAAATGACCCCAAACTTGTACATTTCTTTAAACATACTGTAGGAATGTTGGTTATCTTTTGGCTGCTAGGTAAGATCATTGGaggttaaagaaatacaaaacaattaacgAATATAAAAGAAACTTCAAGTGTTGAAGATTTACAGACACATCTTCATGACAAAGCTCTCCATTCTCATCCCACTCAATTTCCCTCAATGCCTTTCATTGAAGCCTTAGGGAAATTAATTAAACATTAGGTAGTGCAGAACTTTCACTGACAGAAGATGAAACGTTTTAGCTCATTCCTAGAATGACTCTCTGGTTTTGCCAAAGAAATTCTTTGAACACCAGTCAGGGATCTAATGCatataaaacagacatttaaaaagagGGTGTGTAATGATACATATTTGAAGAGCTGGATCTGAGATTTCTGTCACTCAGTTACTTCCAGACTTCTGTTTCTTTTCAACACAACAAGCCAAGCCATGAATTTATTCAGGTGAACAGCTGTTTTTGCCAAACAGATAGAGAAGCCTTTACCCCTGAAATCCGGTCTCTCCTGTGTCAATGATGTgggagtgtgacaaagtgcccgcccctgtgtatattatctgttatatgttgtgtgtgctgtgttaaatgttggtgtatagtcattggtacacgggatataaacgggtctgtgtaacacgagtgtttaaaatgtatatttgtatttaggcatgaggattgcacagcacttcacgtgcaagtaaaaagtaataatatgtgagcacagggaattgcactttattaattcacgtgcagttgtaccgagactccaattgaatgactgattagcaatcgagtcttggtacagctgcatcaAAGCAGCACGTTTTTatccactcggggttgggtgttcggtgagtggagaccGGGAGAGAAAGGAGGGGAAATTTAATAACGATAcatgtgtatttaaaactcaccatgtttgtcagcGTGtttgtccgtgcaccgtgttgttaagtatagtccgtttttttgtttatctatttattttggcgaatgtgccgtgtcctgccttttgtctgtttaaaacccttttaattacaataaaccggtgcaagcaagcatctcatcatttcaattcaacTGTCTTGTCTCAGTGTATTCCTTTCtgggttctgacgtcacccactccggccgtctttgtgacacgtggtgacAGAAGTGGGAATTAACAGCGCATTACTCCGCAGTGCTATAAATGACCACTGACttcaacacatttaaaagtgtaagtatgcattaataaatatttaaggtGTTTTCATGAGCTAAAAAGTGCAGTTGACCTACTACCCCTGCTACTACCCCAACTGTGACTCATCCCTAGATAATATTTGGGTAATGGTTGTCCAGTACAACATTTTCAGCGCCTATTTGATAAGCTTGCTATACTTTATGTTAAACTGTTCCCTTGGATAAAGTTGATTAGGAAATTCTGATGAGATCCATATGTCAGATGCAAAGGGCCAGAAGTTATCACTGTCAGGGAAAGATCCACATTAATCAACTGCAGTAATGCATATAGAGTAAACTAAGCCAAATATCTGAGATATACACAGCAACAAAGCAATGGTCTTCATGTGCACTTGAGCACCAGTGAGTCAATTAGAGCTCAAGAAAAGCTTAGGTAGACATGATTATAACTGACCACATGTAACAGGTTGAAACTAAGCActgtctttttcaatttttttttcttttctgttttcgGCGGGAAAATGTTGTACAACTATCCAATCAGATTAGGGGCAGGAAAAAACTGTAACATGAGGGAGTTTTATCTATCACGGGGCCTGGTTACACCCTAATGTCAATGATAACAGGAAATaacttttagtttaaaaatatccCCTAAACACCAGGTTTACAAGAAACCTAAGCTTTAAAACTAAACAGTTGTAAATAAAAGAAATTCTTTATTGCAGCAATACAATTAAGACTTTGCTttgatttttgtgttgtttttccacCAACAGCAATTGTTTCTACTTGGGGAGAAAAGCTGGAGAAATCTGCGTCTTGCCTGAACTCTAAATTTGGTCCCCTTCTGTCAGAAGACAGCTACCCACTTAACCAAATCTCAGTAACCAGAATTATACCCCGAACTACATAATACTCTAAGCTTATTAACCCCTCAGTTAAGAATAATAAATCTCAAAACTCAAAACTAATATTTCAACAGTTACACATATACTCAATCAGCACAGTCACTGCACAATAATCAATAACAGTGTTTTTCTAGATCAattaacacagtatttctttcttttactatTTCAGTCTTTTAACCCTTCTCTAAGAAAAAAAattcatacaaaaaatactttcgCTAAGTCCAATCCAATGTCGTaatctgtcttttaaaaaaaaaaaaaaaaaaaaaaagctcactggCAAGGTCTGTTTGAAAACAGAGTGTTCAGTGgcttagtttgttttaaataaaaacaagaaaatcaacaGCACAGTTCTGTtgtgagaaaaaataataaaaaaatagtttccaAAAAATGTATGCTCTTCAATAAAGTATGTCAGAATGCACAATCTTACACAGtcctgttcaaaaaaaaaaaaaaaaaaaaaaaaacagttcaaagcaGTATAGTATATACTAGTTAgctctccctcccgacctgcgagggcactgtgtaaagggaacagagtacccggGACTGGATtgcccgacagttcattcccagggttacgcggaagtcatctagaaagggggcggaactacggtacactaaatcatcgacccggaagggaaacaatgtggcatctGCAGATTGGATGAGTGGCTGCACTCGTTGACCAAGAGGTCATGGCTGACAGTATTtaaggggatgtagtgatgttaaaaatgattaaaactggAAACTAAAAAGGAGAACTGTGCTAtgataattgtgtttgttttgttatgtcattattttattttattattttattatgtcactgtttttttgttatttggatggctaacacgatctggagctgttgccaaaggccaacactaaacctggatcaacacCACAGCACTTTGtatcactaaagaactgtattcactacaagcactagagcacgcactgtggactggtgtttgtgtttgtgttacgcgTGTGTGAATTGAAATGGAACTTATTATTTTGGGGCCAACCTgcagattataaataagcaatacacgccgctgttaTTATTTCTTGTTGTTTGCCATCAGgatataaaactattaaacaacattgcacctggattatcattgtctgtttcTTGATCACTCctgcattaccttcacctgcacacagttaactaCAGTCACTAAAACAGTTTACCTTTTAGCACAGCAAGCTTCGCTTTTtagttcaaaaagaaaaaaaacatttactacaaaaaaaatattgtttgtatgtgacaggctggcgaagtggatagaggcccagagacagactgcagttcaaaaaaataacgcttttattataaataaacacaaaaataaaagggcacaatggcaaaaataaagatatttaaacacaaataaaacaaaaagcaaaaactcacaaaaataaaggtttccaggctgggcgacgccttcactggatttagaaaatttcaaaaacacaagcaaaccaaaaaccactggtggctgggcgctgattgatcgttaattaagctaatcaactaatcaatcccagccacctgaacacaataaagccaggcaggtaggggaatttaaccccatccctgccaatttctaaagggcagagctgtgctctggcacactgtaatgttttgtttcaaGTCTCAAGTCTGCTTCActgcatacaaataataataattttaaaagtccAGTAGTCGGTATATTAAAAGTTCAGTACTGTAGCAAGATAATTATGTATAAATGCAGCAAAGATCATTTAACTGGCATATTTCAAACCTCCATGGAGATTTGGTACCTGCTCCCATATTAGTGAAGCAATACAGTCCCGATCTTTCAGTCCCTCTCTGCATACGCCACAGCAGTGTTCTGTTCCAGCTACAGACGCCTTCTAAGGTGCACGACTCGGTGACACTGCCCAGCTCCTGGTCGTCTTCTGGATTACTGCTGTTCAGTCTCTACTGTACTGACTTTACTGTACACCAAATTCACTGACTACCATTTTCTCATCAAAACCTTCaagtttctttctcttttttttattatactgttatttttactttacttGTACACCTGAGTGCTGGTCCTCCATCTTGCTTCAGACCAAACCTTGTCCCGTCCCTAATTCACGCTGATTAGATAGATAAATCTTCCCACCgaaaagagaaaaatatattttttatttcttaaaaagacAGTACTTAGTTTCAGCGTATTACATTCCTCCCAGCTTGAATTATGCTGGACCGCATACCTTACAAAACAATATCTAATAAACTGTTAATAACTCACAATTCAATTAGCTTTAAAGTGCATAATCTCACAGAACCTCCGAGGTATCCTTACTTCGTTACTTCAGTCTGACTTACAAAGTGCAGGGAGATCTTCATCTTGTTCTGGTGGTTCTTCCCGAATGGCCTCTGGTTCTACACGCTTTTGCTCCAAAACCTCACTCTCTGCACCTGAGCCCTCTTCCAAGTTTCTGGCTAAAGCATGTGCTATCCACAAGGAATCCTTCCTTTCCTCGTCTGGGTGTGGTTGAGGTATCTCTTCTGGTTCTTCTCTCATTCACTGTTGGGAAAGGACGGGGCTTCAGCTGATCTTGGTGAACTACTTGATCCTTTCCTCCTGTTTCTGACCTGACAGTGTACATTGGTAGTTCTGGCTTACCACCTGTTCTGAATTTTGTTGTAACCTCTGTGCTCGTGGTTGCGTACTAGCACCCTATCACCAGAATGAATCGGAGCCTCCTTGGACTTTCTGTCATACGTCCTCTTCCTGCACAAGGATGTTTTCTCTGCAGTTTCCTGAGCCATCTCACCGGAAAGCTTGAGGCGGTGATGTTGTTCTTGCACCCAGTCGTCCAAATGGGCTGCCTCAGTGTCACCCATTCCTTCTTCAGCCTGAGGAACTACAGGAAGTCTTGAATTCCTcccaaacaacaaagaaaaaggtGGCTATCCGGTGGAATTATGAACATGACTGATGTAGGCCATTACCAACTCAGGTAAGTATTCCTTCCATCTCATTTTCTTTTCAGGTGGCAAGGCAC
Coding sequences within it:
- the LOC121326692 gene encoding N(G),N(G)-dimethylarginine dimethylaminohydrolase 1-like isoform X2, encoding METTDNYGTKLQTEAVRKALKDLGLNIVDMADDTATLDGGDVLFTGREFFVGLSKRTNQRGAEILADTFKDYAVSTIPVCDNLHLKSFCSMAGPGLIAIGSSEPAQKALKIMQQMSDHHYDKLTIPDDAAANCIYLNIPNKGHVVLHRTPEEYPESAKVFEKLKEYMLIPVAVTETAKVDGALTCSSILINKQHEI